Proteins encoded together in one Pelagicoccus albus window:
- a CDS encoding flagellar biosynthetic protein FliO, translating to MIPRNTFAALLTAAALAFSQLAFAIGADDVIDPNRPTAETESAEATSAMDGIFTGDSASSGALITLIGYAVIIGAVAVVVWYLFKSGFMRKSFAKGEGKLKVSETRMLGNRQFISVVEYENQKILIGVGPGKIDYLTTLQTGSSEFPQVEIPASELAQGGQS from the coding sequence ATGATTCCTCGCAACACTTTTGCCGCTCTCCTTACTGCAGCGGCGCTCGCATTCAGCCAATTAGCCTTCGCTATCGGTGCAGATGATGTGATCGACCCGAACCGACCAACTGCCGAAACGGAGTCCGCCGAAGCCACCAGCGCTATGGATGGTATATTCACGGGCGATTCTGCTTCCTCGGGAGCTTTGATCACTTTGATCGGTTATGCGGTCATAATCGGAGCTGTTGCCGTAGTGGTCTGGTACCTTTTCAAGAGTGGCTTCATGAGAAAGTCTTTCGCGAAAGGTGAGGGTAAGCTGAAAGTATCTGAAACCCGCATGCTTGGAAACCGGCAGTTCATCTCGGTCGTCGAGTACGAGAATCAAAAGATCCTCATTGGCGTCGGCCCAGGCAAAATCGATTACCTGACTACTCTGCAAACCGGCAGCTCTGAATTTCCCCAAGTCGAAATTCCGGCTTCTGAATTGGCTCAAGGAGGACAGTCGTGA
- the fliP gene encoding flagellar type III secretion system pore protein FliP (The bacterial flagellar biogenesis protein FliP forms a type III secretion system (T3SS)-type pore required for flagellar assembly.) — protein MKFLKVSALLLLTLFALSVTATAQDAGGTGVQLSLNMGGDGGVEDVGAAIQVLLLMTLLTLGPSIVVLMTSFTRIIIVLGFVRTAIGVHQAPSNQIIVGLSLIITFFIMQPVFNNVNDNALQPLMAKEITTLEAFDRGAGPLREFMLNQTKVTDIEFFLDLAYYGPTAASELPMRVVVPAFVMSEIRTAFKMGFLIFLPFIMVDFLVGTTLMAMGMMMMPPVVISLPFKLLLFVLVDGWTLVIKSLVQSFNI, from the coding sequence GTGAAGTTTTTGAAAGTAAGCGCTTTGCTTTTGCTCACCCTTTTCGCTCTGTCGGTGACAGCTACCGCTCAGGATGCGGGAGGAACTGGCGTTCAGCTGAGCTTGAACATGGGCGGTGACGGAGGCGTAGAAGACGTGGGAGCTGCCATCCAGGTCCTGCTCTTGATGACTCTCCTCACCTTGGGCCCGTCCATCGTTGTTTTGATGACGAGCTTCACTCGCATCATCATCGTATTGGGCTTTGTGCGGACAGCGATCGGCGTGCATCAGGCTCCTTCGAATCAGATCATTGTCGGGCTTTCGCTGATCATCACTTTTTTCATCATGCAGCCTGTCTTCAATAACGTGAACGACAACGCGCTGCAGCCATTGATGGCCAAAGAGATCACTACGCTTGAGGCGTTTGACCGTGGAGCGGGACCGCTACGCGAGTTCATGCTCAACCAGACAAAAGTTACGGATATCGAGTTCTTCCTTGATCTGGCTTATTACGGCCCAACGGCAGCATCCGAATTGCCAATGCGAGTCGTGGTCCCTGCATTTGTGATGAGCGAGATACGGACCGCGTTCAAGATGGGCTTCCTGATTTTCCTTCCTTTCATCATGGTCGACTTCCTAGTCGGTACCACATTGATGGCGATGGGCATGATGATGATGCCTCCTGTCGTTATTTCGCTACCCTTCAAGCTACTCCTCTTCGTGTTAGTGGATGGCTGGACTCTTGTAATTAAATCCTTGGTACAAAGCTTCAACATATGA
- the fliQ gene encoding flagellar biosynthesis protein FliQ, giving the protein MNLETAVELFRQAVTNALALVTPILLTTIVVGLIISLIQSVTSIQEQTLSFAPKLFAVGGVLIIGSSWLLKTLMGFTIEIYQKIPEVAF; this is encoded by the coding sequence ATGAACTTAGAAACCGCAGTAGAACTTTTTCGCCAAGCGGTAACCAACGCTCTGGCCCTCGTAACTCCGATTTTGCTCACCACCATCGTGGTTGGTTTGATAATCAGTTTGATTCAGTCGGTTACCAGTATTCAGGAACAGACTCTTTCGTTTGCCCCGAAACTCTTTGCGGTGGGAGGGGTGCTTATAATCGGCTCATCCTGGCTGCTTAAAACTCTAATGGGGTTCACCATCGAAATCTACCAAAAGATTCCTGAGGTGGCATTCTAG
- a CDS encoding flagellar biosynthetic protein FliR → MTLEGITLFLLILVRVLGLFLAAPVFSHKSIPVIAKITLASGFAIMALPMVESGIAFPQSAWALALWMAKELAVGALMGIAIRMIFFVLDFAAHVITVEIGLQPGPEFDPSTASGQGNPLGTIIYFLGLMLLLSGSEYDVLLAFMKSFEIAPLGYFGINSYAADYIILKTVDIFKIGILMGAPIIAVNFLVNLVFAVLGKVVPKLNVFILSFSARIFLGTTVLALTVGLIAHYAVNYIAETPEMVLRFILFRPEV, encoded by the coding sequence ATGACTCTTGAAGGCATAACGCTGTTCCTGCTGATTCTCGTGCGCGTGCTCGGGCTCTTTTTGGCGGCACCCGTCTTCTCGCACAAGTCGATACCGGTGATTGCCAAGATAACTCTCGCCTCCGGATTTGCCATAATGGCATTACCCATGGTCGAAAGCGGTATTGCATTTCCCCAGTCTGCATGGGCTCTTGCCTTGTGGATGGCTAAAGAACTGGCGGTAGGAGCGTTGATGGGAATTGCCATACGAATGATCTTTTTCGTGCTCGATTTCGCTGCTCATGTAATAACGGTAGAGATCGGATTGCAGCCAGGACCAGAATTCGATCCCTCTACCGCATCGGGCCAAGGTAACCCTTTAGGGACCATTATTTATTTCCTCGGTTTGATGCTGCTGCTTTCCGGAAGCGAGTACGATGTTCTGCTTGCCTTTATGAAGAGTTTCGAGATCGCCCCTCTCGGCTATTTCGGGATCAACTCTTACGCGGCGGATTATATTATCCTAAAGACCGTTGATATCTTCAAGATTGGTATCCTGATGGGTGCTCCTATCATTGCGGTCAATTTCCTGGTGAATCTTGTATTCGCAGTTTTGGGGAAAGTGGTTCCGAAACTGAATGTGTTCATTCTAAGTTTCTCCGCACGTATTTTCTTAGGCACTACAGTGCTTGCTCTCACAGTGGGATTGATTGCCCATTACGCTGTTAACTACATCGCTGAGACTCCGGAAATGGTACTGCGGTTCATCTTGTTCAGACCTGAGGTATAG
- a CDS encoding EscU/YscU/HrcU family type III secretion system export apparatus switch protein has protein sequence MADTDKDSKTEKPTGKRLDQARQEGNVAQAQEVGVTFALLAALLVVMFTGRTLANNVFSISSSLLGNLGNVSLTEDNISYFLNEIAIILGRLSAPFLLAAMVSAIIAGGLQTKFRLSKKALGLKFNKLNPINGAKQLVSKDVLVRFGIDLLKLGAMAVILWFAVKKIVTDPIFYAEVDIRHVGSFITDTLVYVFIRLTIAVGIIAAISYLWQYKKTMDGLKMTKEEVKQEAKDQNMSPEVRKARMQMAMRLMQKQMLDDVATADVVVTNPTHYAVALKYERGIDAAPMVLAKGENAFAQRIKAVAAEHGVPVVENKMVARMLFKVSQVGSPIPMEMFQSVAEILAFVYKTHRYYFHKLKSRRAAAKNSK, from the coding sequence ATGGCGGATACGGATAAAGATTCAAAGACCGAAAAGCCAACCGGGAAGCGGCTAGACCAAGCCCGGCAAGAAGGTAACGTTGCACAGGCTCAGGAGGTCGGTGTGACTTTTGCCCTTTTGGCTGCTTTGTTGGTGGTGATGTTCACGGGCCGCACTTTGGCGAACAACGTTTTCAGCATCTCCTCTAGTTTGCTTGGGAACTTGGGTAATGTAAGCCTAACCGAAGACAACATCAGCTATTTCCTGAATGAGATAGCCATCATTCTCGGCAGACTCTCCGCTCCCTTCCTCCTGGCTGCTATGGTTTCGGCAATTATCGCTGGCGGGCTACAAACTAAATTCCGGCTTTCTAAAAAGGCTCTTGGTCTAAAGTTCAATAAGCTGAATCCCATCAATGGGGCCAAGCAGCTTGTGTCTAAGGACGTTCTGGTTCGTTTCGGCATCGACCTGCTCAAGTTGGGTGCTATGGCGGTGATCCTGTGGTTCGCGGTCAAAAAGATCGTTACCGATCCTATCTTCTATGCAGAGGTGGATATACGCCACGTGGGATCCTTCATCACGGACACCTTGGTATACGTCTTCATCCGTTTGACCATCGCTGTCGGTATTATCGCTGCCATCAGTTACCTTTGGCAGTATAAGAAAACAATGGATGGCCTCAAAATGACCAAGGAAGAGGTCAAGCAGGAGGCCAAGGACCAGAACATGAGTCCAGAAGTACGCAAAGCTCGTATGCAAATGGCAATGCGTTTGATGCAAAAGCAGATGCTCGATGACGTAGCGACTGCAGACGTTGTAGTGACAAACCCAACACACTACGCAGTGGCTCTCAAGTATGAGAGAGGCATTGATGCGGCTCCTATGGTTCTGGCCAAGGGGGAGAATGCATTTGCCCAGCGTATCAAGGCTGTCGCTGCTGAGCATGGCGTGCCGGTAGTTGAGAATAAGATGGTGGCTCGCATGCTTTTCAAGGTTTCCCAAGTCGGTTCACCGATCCCGATGGAGATGTTCCAGTCGGTCGCTGAGATCCTAGCCTTCGTCTACAAGACGCATCGCTACTACTTCCATAAACTCAAGTCTCGTAGAGCTGCCGCTAAGAACTCCAAATAA
- the flhA gene encoding flagellar biosynthesis protein FlhA: MSESQQSFSPAKLLAFLKRGDTALVACLFGTVLLLVLPLPPLLLDVLLAASVGASLLILLIIVYVKEPSEFSGFPTVLLGVTLFRLGLNVASTRLILLDGYAGSVIESFGSFVVRNNYLVGTVIFLILVAINFIVITKGAGRIAEVAARFTLDAMPGKQMAIDAELNAGIIDEVKATKRREKVQKEADFYGSMDGASKFVRGDATAGILITAINVLGGIAIGMWQQEMSFQEALQTFTLLSIGDGLVSQIPALVISLAAGLLVTRNSGEDEDLGSQIGGQVAAYPKALGVLAGMLGLFGIIPGMPFIPFFVMATGVGAGAVALNRIQGKKEQETKIKEMEQKAQSQQRPGSGAAPAEEGSKHLPAEFEKLIGVDVFALEIGYNLLTLADKAQGGDLLERVTGVRKTLARELGIVVPPIAVRDNMELDGQEYRFLLHDKEIARGQVMPSRWMAMNVAGSEFELTGIPTKEPVFGIDAVWVDEDEKKSAEINGYSVVDCASVLITHLSECLKNNAHHLLSRQDVQKLVDHASESHPALVQELLPDLVTVGTIHRVLQNLLKEGVAIRNLTLILEGIGDFASISKNPDDLSEYVRRRTGEFFISEYEADKGVLKAITMDPRLEQVLASKVQRTNTDYTLSLDPQLAQYLLRELAIKANDQIENGLLPILVTAAEIRLPFKRFFEPSLPKLNILSYQELPSSTEIVNHAIILFPDFAQQNMQAQAQSNGATANPSGSPMAAGFQAN, from the coding sequence ATGAGCGAATCCCAACAGTCATTTTCTCCAGCTAAGCTACTCGCTTTCCTTAAGCGAGGGGACACCGCTTTGGTTGCCTGTTTGTTCGGCACTGTGTTGTTGCTGGTTTTGCCGCTGCCTCCGCTTTTGCTGGACGTACTGTTGGCCGCTAGCGTCGGTGCTTCGCTCCTAATCTTGTTGATCATCGTATACGTCAAGGAGCCTTCCGAGTTCTCTGGTTTTCCTACGGTATTGCTTGGAGTGACTCTGTTCCGCTTGGGACTAAACGTGGCCTCTACGCGATTGATCCTGTTGGATGGATACGCAGGTAGTGTGATCGAGTCTTTTGGTTCCTTTGTAGTTAGAAACAACTACCTCGTAGGAACGGTAATCTTCCTGATCTTGGTTGCGATTAACTTTATCGTAATCACCAAGGGTGCTGGACGTATCGCTGAGGTTGCCGCCCGCTTCACCTTGGATGCGATGCCAGGTAAGCAGATGGCGATCGATGCTGAGCTTAATGCCGGAATCATCGATGAGGTCAAAGCCACCAAGCGTCGCGAAAAAGTACAGAAAGAGGCGGACTTTTACGGCTCGATGGATGGTGCCAGCAAGTTCGTACGTGGAGATGCTACCGCAGGTATTTTGATCACTGCCATCAACGTTCTGGGAGGCATAGCCATTGGTATGTGGCAACAGGAAATGAGCTTCCAGGAAGCTCTGCAGACTTTCACTTTGCTATCGATTGGAGACGGCTTGGTATCTCAGATTCCAGCTCTCGTAATATCGCTAGCGGCCGGTCTTCTCGTTACTCGCAATTCAGGCGAGGACGAGGACCTTGGTTCTCAGATCGGCGGGCAAGTCGCTGCCTATCCGAAAGCCTTGGGTGTACTGGCAGGAATGCTCGGTCTCTTCGGGATTATTCCTGGCATGCCTTTTATTCCGTTCTTTGTGATGGCTACGGGAGTGGGGGCAGGCGCTGTCGCTTTGAACCGTATTCAAGGCAAGAAGGAGCAAGAGACGAAAATTAAGGAGATGGAACAAAAAGCCCAGTCGCAGCAACGACCTGGTTCCGGAGCCGCCCCGGCGGAAGAAGGGTCCAAGCATTTGCCGGCTGAGTTTGAAAAGCTGATTGGAGTAGACGTGTTTGCATTAGAAATTGGATACAATTTATTGACACTTGCCGATAAGGCCCAAGGGGGCGACCTCTTAGAGCGAGTAACGGGAGTACGTAAGACGCTAGCCCGCGAACTTGGTATCGTGGTACCGCCGATAGCAGTTCGCGACAATATGGAGCTCGATGGCCAGGAGTACCGCTTCCTTCTCCATGATAAGGAGATCGCTCGCGGCCAAGTCATGCCATCACGCTGGATGGCTATGAACGTGGCAGGAAGCGAATTCGAGCTGACTGGAATTCCTACGAAAGAGCCTGTCTTTGGTATCGATGCGGTATGGGTCGACGAAGACGAGAAGAAGAGTGCAGAGATCAATGGCTATTCGGTTGTCGACTGTGCTTCGGTTCTCATAACCCATCTCTCCGAGTGTCTTAAGAACAACGCTCATCATCTACTCAGCCGACAAGATGTGCAAAAGCTCGTGGATCACGCCTCTGAGTCTCACCCAGCACTTGTTCAGGAACTTCTGCCTGATCTTGTAACGGTGGGAACAATACATCGAGTTTTGCAGAATTTGCTCAAGGAAGGTGTAGCCATTCGCAACCTGACTTTGATACTCGAGGGCATAGGGGACTTTGCGTCTATTTCGAAAAATCCCGACGATTTGTCGGAGTACGTACGCCGCCGTACAGGAGAGTTCTTTATTTCTGAATACGAAGCAGACAAAGGTGTTCTGAAGGCGATCACGATGGATCCGAGATTAGAGCAGGTGCTAGCCTCTAAGGTGCAACGTACTAATACGGATTATACACTTTCCCTAGATCCACAGCTGGCGCAATACCTACTCAGAGAGCTCGCCATAAAGGCTAATGACCAGATCGAAAATGGGCTTTTACCTATTCTTGTAACCGCTGCGGAAATACGCTTGCCCTTCAAACGTTTCTTCGAACCGTCGTTGCCCAAGCTAAATATCTTGAGCTACCAGGAGCTGCCTTCGAGCACGGAAATCGTTAACCACGCGATCATTCTGTTCCCAGATTTCGCGCAGCAAAACATGCAAGCCCAGGCCCAGTCGAATGGGGCTACCGCTAACCCTTCAGGCTCCCCAATGGCAGCCGGTTTTCAAGCCAACTAA